TTTAAATGGTTATCCGATGGAGAAGTAATTAGATACTTCTTGAGAGGATTAAGAAAAATTTTCTTTTAGCTATATTTATCTATATATGAGATTTAAAACCATTTCTGTAAATAATGAGAATGAAAAGTATTGAAGAATTAATTGATACGTACAATGATTTCCCTAAAAAAGGGATTGAGTTTAAAGATGTTTTAGGTATTAGTAAAGATCCAAAAATATTTAAGGAACTAATTCTTAAGATGTCATCTAGTCAGATTATAAAAAATGCAGATGCAATAATTTCTATAGATGCAAGAGGTTTTATTTTTGGTTCTGCAATCTCTTTGCAAGCTTCAAAACCAATGATCGTTGCTAGAAAACCAGGCAAGCTCCCAGGAGAACTTTTAGAGAAGAAATACAATTTAGAGTATGGGGAAAATTCACTTTCAATTCAAAAAGAAGCTTTAAATAAGTTTAACTCTTATGCCATTGTTGATGATCTATTAGCTACTGGCGGAACAATTAATTGTGTTACGAAGATTCTTGAGAGTAATAATAAAGAAGTTGTAGGAATTTTAGTGGTAGTTGAATTAATGAAATTAGAAGGGAGACTAAAACTAAAATATCCAATTGAATCAGCAATAACTTTTTGAAAATAAATAACTTATTTTATTTCAATTAATCTGAAAAAATGTGATTTTTGGGACTGATGTTTATTTAACAATTTCAAAATGACCTTAGCTAATTGCGATGTTCAAAATAAAAAAACCTTTTATTCTTGTTAATTTAATTTGTAAATTCTCATCCACCCCAAAATATTTCCAGCTAATAATCTCCGTAAAAACAGTCTATTAGTAGCGGTAAAATAGTTGTTATCTACGAGGGACAAATTGCCAGTTATTTATATATTTGAAAAATTTTTTGGACTTAAGATTAAATTTTTAAAATTGAAGAATGTTTATTTAAAAAGGTATATTAAATTTATTGATTCAAGATTAATTTGAAATTTAATATTTTAAATGAGACCAAAATAGCCTGCAGTTGATCCAACTATTAAAAATAAACAAAACTCTAATAAATCTCTAGGCAATTTATTTAACGCTAAATTGAATTGAGTCATTTAACCTTGTGCTCCTCAGGTATATAAATTTCATAAAAGCTAACTATATTATTAAAAAAACGAGAGGGGCTTTCAGATTCTTTCGTTTTATTAAAGATTTCAAATATTTAAATAGTATTTTAATTTCGATTATAAATAAATTAAAAGAAAATATATTTTCAAGAAAATTTTTCAAATGAATCTAATGGAAAATTTTTTGATTCAAAAACATCTAATGACTCTCTTAGTAAATTTGAATAATTTTGCCAGCCTCCAACAGATTTATTATTGATTGGAGATCTTACTTGTACATTACTTGCAATAAAAAAACCTTGTTTACTTTTATGGTGATTTAAATAAGAATCATTCCAAGGTATCTCTAGCCAACTCAATAACTTATTTATCTCTATTTTTGGATTATTCACAAGTTTGTCATAATTTAAAAAATAGATATGATTTTTATATTTTTCTTTATAAAAACTCATGATTTTAAAATGATGAATATAGTAAGTAGCACTATCAATTAGTGATGAAGAATATTTATGACCATTACCTGTAAACTTTGCTCTAT
The sequence above is a segment of the Prochlorococcus marinus str. GP2 genome. Coding sequences within it:
- a CDS encoding adenine phosphoribosyltransferase gives rise to the protein MKSIEELIDTYNDFPKKGIEFKDVLGISKDPKIFKELILKMSSSQIIKNADAIISIDARGFIFGSAISLQASKPMIVARKPGKLPGELLEKKYNLEYGENSLSIQKEALNKFNSYAIVDDLLATGGTINCVTKILESNNKEVVGILVVVELMKLEGRLKLKYPIESAITF